The Streptomyces rubrogriseus genomic sequence GACCAGGCCCCTGGCCGACACCCCGTTGACCTGGCGGCACCTGCTCGGCTGGCACGCGGCCACGCAGCGGCAGGACACCGCCGCCGAGGTGCTCTCGCAGGCGCGCATGGCGCACGCGAGCGTGGCGGCGAACAGCGACAGCTACACGGAGTGGATGTCGGCCCACCGGGTTCCATAACGCCGGGGAGAGGGACGGCTGACCTCTTATGCCGGCCGGTCGCCCCTCCCTACGGTTTCGGCACCTCCCCACCGAGACCGAGGAGTTCCCCCATGCCCCACCGACACCGACACCACAGAGCCGTGGGTGCCGCCGTCGCCGCGACCGCGGCCCTGCTCGTGGCCGGGCTCAGCGGCTCCGCGAGCGCCGGGACGGCACCCGCCTAGCTCCGCCCCCACCGCGGCCGAGACGCTGCGCACCGACGCCGCGCCCCCGCTCTCCTCAAGGCCATGCAGCGGGACCTCGGCCTCGACGCTCAGCAGGCGGAGCGCCGCCTCGTCAACGAGGCCGAGGCGGGCGCCACGGCGGGCCGGCTGCGGGCCGCGCTCGGCGGCGACTTCGCGGGCGCGTGGGTGCGCGGTGCCGAGTCCGGCACCCTGACCGTGGCGGCGACCGACGCGGGCGACGTCGCCGCGATCGAGGCGCGGGGCGCCGAGGCGAAGGTCGTGCGCCACTCGCTCGCCGACCTGGACGCGGCCAAGGCCCGCCTGGACAAGGCGGCGGCCGGTCTGAACACCGCCGACGCGCCCGTCTGGTACGTCGACACGCGCACCAACACCGTCGTCGTCGAGGCGATCCGCCCGGCCGCGGCGCGTTCGCTGCTGTCGGCGGCCGGTGTCGACGGGTCCCTCGCCCGCGTGAAGAACCGCACCGAGCGGCCCCGCACCTTCTACGACCTGCGCGGCGGCGAGGCGTACTACATCAACAACAGCAGCCGCTGCTCGATCGGCTTCCCGATCACCAAGGGCACCCAGCAGGGCTTCGCCACCGCGGGCCACTGCGGCCGGGCCGGCTCCAGCACCACGGGCGCCAACCGGGTGGCCCAGGGCACCTTCCAGGGCTCGATCTTCCCGGGCCGCGACATGGCGTGGGTGGCCACCAACTCCCAGTGGACGGCGACCCCGTACGTGCTCGGCGCCGGTGGGCAGAACGTCCAGGTCACCGGTTCCACGGCCTCCCCGGTCGGCGCGTCCGTGTGCCGGTCCGGCTCGACGACCGGCTGGCACTGCGGCACCGTCACGCAGCTGAACACCAGCGTCACCTACCAGGAAGGCACCATCTCCCCGGTCACCAAGACCACGGTGTGCGCGGAGCCCGGCGACTCCGGCGGCTCCTTCATCTCCGGCAGCCAGGCGCAGGGCGTCACCTCGGGCGGTTCGGGCGACTGCCGCTCCGGCGGCGAGACCTTCTTCCAGCCGATCAACGCGCTGCTCCAGAACTACGGGCTCACGCTCAAGACCACCGGCGGCGACGACGGCGGCGGTGACGACGGCGGCGAGGAGCCCGGCGGCACCTGGGCGGCCGGCACCGTCTACCAGCCGGGCGACACCGTGACGTACGGCGGCGCCACCTTCCGCTGCCTCCAGGGCCACCAGGCCTACGCGGGCTGGGAGCCGCCGAACGTTCCGGCGCTGTGGCAGCGAGTGTGACACCCCACTGACCCCCACAGGGGACAACGGGGGACGGGTCCGGGCGTGCGTGAGGGAGAGCGCCCGGGCCCGGTCACGTCCGCGTCAGGTACGGGTGACCTGGCCGCAGCCTTCCGAACCGGAACCGGTGAGGGGGCGGCTCCGGTCGTAGGGGTCGGTCTGCGGGCCGGTGGGCCGCGCGCCGCCCGGACCGTCGTCGTCGGGGAAGCCGGGGTGCAGGTAGCCGTCGTAGACGTCGCAGTCGGTGTTGCCGTACTCGGAGAAGTACTTCTCCACCAGGAGCTTGCCCTCGGTCACGTTCCACTTCGCCGGGTCGTTCAGGGTCAGGGTGAGCACGCGGCGGATGATCGTGCGGGCGACCGGCCCGTCGGCGTCGTCGGCCCGCACCAGCGGGTAGACGAAGGTGTAGTCCGCGTCGACCTTCACCACGCCCGGTTCGCCCGCGGCGAGCGTCATGCGGCCGCGGACCTTCACGACGTCGCCGGCCAGGCGGGTCTCGTCGGGGTCGAAGCGGGTGAAGAGCCGGAGCGGGTCGTGGTCCGCGTCCGGGGTGCTCAGCGAGCGGCGCAGCTTGGGCAGCAGCTCCGGCTGCTTCGGGTCGAGCACGTCCAGCGCCTCGTCCGGCCGTTCCCCGCGCAGGACCGCGGGGTCCAGGTTGGCGGCGACCAGGAGTTCCTTGGTGCGGCGCAGCGCGAACGCCACGTCGTCCTTGCTCATGCCGGACAGCGGCTTCGCCGCCGGTACCTCGATGGCGTCGGCGCCCTCGGCCCACCGCTCGGCGGGCGAGCCGCGGAACGGGTGCTCGCGCGTGGCGCGCTCCGCCCCGGCCGCCTCCCCGGGGGCGCCGGTCGGCCGCCCCGACTCGGCCGCCAGGGTGGGCGTCGCGGAGGCGTCGTCCCCGCCGGGCAGCCGGTCCAGGACCAGGGAGGGCCGTACGGCGACGACGGCGAGCGCCGCCAGCACCACCGCGCCGACCACCGTGCCCACCAGGCGCCGACGGCCGCGGCCGTCGCCCCTCGGGTTGTCCTGCGGGGCCCGCCAGGGCGTCGGCTCCGCCTCCTCGCGCAACCGCCGGGCCACCATCCGCGCCCGCGCCGACGGCTCCTTGGGAGCGGAGCCACCACCGCCGTCGGCGGCCTCCCGCAGGAACGCAGCCAACTGCTCGTCGGAGATCGAGGGGGCCGGTTCGTCGTCGGAACGGTCGGGAGGCGGGACGGAACTCACGGGCTCACTTTCCTGGTAGCGGTGCCGAGTGGGTACGGGCCGGGACCACCGCCGGGGCGGGGCATGTGGCGATCAATCGTGCCGCCGTGTGGAGGTGAAGTGCCGTCCCGTGCAGGATTCGTGACCAAATCCGTACACCTTCGTCCGTCCCGCGACGCGTAACCGCGTCAGCCCCGCAGATACGTCAGCACCGCCAGCACCCTGCGGTGCGTCTCGGTCGCCGGGGGCAGGTCGAGCTTGGTGAGGATGCTGCCGATGTGCTTGCCCACGGCCGCCTCGGAGACGACGAGTTGACGGGCGATCGCCGCGTTGGACCGGCCCTCGGCGATCAGGGCGAGCACCTCGCGCTCGCGCGGGCTGAGCCGCTCCAGCGGGTCCCGGCGGCGGCGCAGCAACTGGCGTACCACCTCCGGGTCGACGACCGTGCCGCCCGCCGCCACCTCGGCCAGCGCGTCGACGAACTCCTCGACCTGGCCGACGCGGTCCTTGAGCAGGTAGCCGACGCCGGTGCCGTCGCCGGAGTCCAGCAGCTCGGCCGCGTAGGCCCGTTGCACGTACTGGCTGAGGACCAGCACGGGCAGGGCGGGCCGCTCCCCGCGCAGGCGCACCGCCGCGTGCAGGCCCTCGTCCTGGAAGCCGGGCGGCATGCGCACGTCGGTGACGACGACGTCCGGGACGTGCTCCGCGACCGCGGCGACCAGTGCCTCCGCGTCGCCGACGGCCGCCACCACCTCGTGGCCGAAGCGGGCCAGCAGGCCGGTCAGGCCGTCCCGCAGCAGCACGCTGTCCTCGGCGAGCACTACGCGAAGCGTTCGGTCCACTCGCAAGGAATCTCCACGCTCAGCAGGGTCGGTCCGCCCGGCGGGCTGGACAGGGAGAGTCTGCCATCCAGGACCGACACCCGGTCGGCGAGTCCGGTCAGCCCGCTGCCCGCCGCGACGTCGGCCCCGCCCCGGCCGTCGTCGCGGACGCACAGGAGGAGCCGCCCGTCGCGGTGGCCGCCGGTCACCTCCGCACGGTCGGCGCCGCTGTGCCTGCCGACGTTGGCGAGGGCCTCGCAGACCACGAAGTAGGCGGCGGCCTCCACCGCCCGGGGCAGCCGTCCGGGCAGTTCCAGGGCGACGTCGACGGGCACGGCGGAGCGGTCGGCGGCGTCGGCGACCGCCGCCGGCAGGCCGTAGTCGGCGAGGACCTTGGGATGGATGCCGTGGATCAGCTCGCGCAGTTCCTCCAGGGCCCGGCCCGCCTCCCCGTGCGCCTTGGCCAGCTGGTCGGCCAGCGGACCGGGCGGCACGTCCAGGCGGGCCAGGCCCAGAGCCATCGTCAGGGCGACCAGGCGCTGCTGGGCGCCGTCGTGCAGGTCGCGTTCGATGCGGCGCCGCTCGGCCTCGAAGGCGTCCACCAACCGGGCCCGTGAGCGGGTGAGTTCGACGACCCTGGCCTCCGGATCGCTCTCGCCCTGGGCGCCCACCAGCACCCGGGCCAGCTCGGCCCGCACGCCCGCCGCCAGGCCCAGCGCGTAGCCGCCCAGGGCGAGGAGCAGCAGCCCGAGCACGGCGACGCCGGACGCGGCCGGCCAGGTGGTGACCGTCCACTGCTTGAGGACCTTCGCCTCCTCTCCCCCGCCGGCCGTGGCCATCACCAGCGGCGTGCCGGCCAGGTGGAGCGGCACCCCCAGGGCGAGGGCGACGGCCAGGGCGTCCAGCGGCCACAGGACGAGGGCGAACAGCAGCGCGTGGCCCAGCTCCCGCCAGGTCGCCCGCTCGCGCAGCCGGGTGATCAGCCAGGGCCACGGCCCGGTGGCGGGCGGCTGCCGTACCGGCCGGGCGGGGGCGGGAGCGCGGTCGATCAGGCGCAGCCGCCGCCGCTCCAGGCGGGCCAGGGGGATACCGGCGAGGGCGGTGAGCACCAGCAGCGGCAGCCCCACCAGCACCACGGTGAGGACACCCCCGACGACGAGGGCGACCGCCAGCCCCACCAGGGTCGCGGCGCCGACCACCGCCCCGGTCACCAGGTAGGCGGTCGCCCGCCACGGCCAGGCGGACAGCAGATAGCGGCGGGCGGACAGGGCCTGCCACAGGTCGCGAGAGCGCATGCGGCTCACCGTAGGACCGCCACGGGCGGCGCGGCCATCGGCCCAGGCGGAGCAACGGAGGTAGGGCAGGCCATACCCCCGCTCTAGCCCCTGCCGCACTGCGCCGATGCCGCCCCGCACGGTTTCGTTGGCGCACCGGGCACCCCATCGGACAGCTCGGACATCTGGAAGTGGAGACTGATGACCAGCGACGACGCGATCCGACTGAGTTCCGTCAGCAGACGGTACGGCGCGGGGGACGGCACCGTGACCGCCCTTGACGACGTGTCCCTCTCCCTGCGCCGCGGCAGCTTCACCGCCGTCATGGGCCCCTCGGGCTCGGGCAAGTCGACACTGCTCCAGTGCGCCGCCGGACTGGACCGGCCCACGTCGGGATCGGTCGTCCTCGGCGGCACGGAGCTGACCGGGCTGAGCCAGCGTCGGCTGACCCTGCTGCGCAGGGAACGCGTCGGCTTCGTCTTCCAGGCGTTCAACCTGCTGCCGTCGCTGACCGCCGCGCAGAACGTGGCGCTCCCCCTGCGCCTGGCCGGACGCCGCCCGCCGCGGGGCCGGGTGCGCGAGGCGCTGCGCCAGGTCGGGCTGGCCGACCGCGCCCGGCACCGGCCGGCCGAGCTCTCCGGCGGCCAGCAGCAACGCGTCGCCCTGGCCCGCGCGCTGATCACCCGCCCGGAGGTGCTGTTCGCCGACGAGCCGACGGGGGCGCTGGACTCGCGCGCCGGCCGGGAGGTGCTGGCCCTGCTGCGCGCCATGGCCGACGGCGAGGGCCGGACGGTCGTCATGGTCACCCACGATCCGGTGGCCGCCTCCTACGCCGACCGCGTGCTGTTCCTCGTCGACGGCCGGGTCCACGACGAGCTGACCGGCTCCGGACCGGACGGCATCGCCACCCGCATGACCCGCCTGGAGGCCGCGCCGTGCTGACCGTCGCCCTGTGCACGCTGCGCACCCGCTGGGTCACCTTCACCGGAAGCTTCGTCGCGCTGGCGCTGGGGGTCGCGCTGCTGGCCGTGACGGGCCGGGCCCTGGCGGCCTCGCTGGACTCGCCCGAGCGGGCACCGGAACGGTTCGCCGCGGCGCCGGTGGTGGTC encodes the following:
- a CDS encoding response regulator, which gives rise to MLAEDSVLLRDGLTGLLARFGHEVVAAVGDAEALVAAVAEHVPDVVVTDVRMPPGFQDEGLHAAVRLRGERPALPVLVLSQYVQRAYAAELLDSGDGTGVGYLLKDRVGQVEEFVDALAEVAAGGTVVDPEVVRQLLRRRRDPLERLSPREREVLALIAEGRSNAAIARQLVVSEAAVGKHIGSILTKLDLPPATETHRRVLAVLTYLRG
- a CDS encoding sensor histidine kinase; this encodes MRSRDLWQALSARRYLLSAWPWRATAYLVTGAVVGAATLVGLAVALVVGGVLTVVLVGLPLLVLTALAGIPLARLERRRLRLIDRAPAPARPVRQPPATGPWPWLITRLRERATWRELGHALLFALVLWPLDALAVALALGVPLHLAGTPLVMATAGGGEEAKVLKQWTVTTWPAASGVAVLGLLLLALGGYALGLAAGVRAELARVLVGAQGESDPEARVVELTRSRARLVDAFEAERRRIERDLHDGAQQRLVALTMALGLARLDVPPGPLADQLAKAHGEAGRALEELRELIHGIHPKVLADYGLPAAVADAADRSAVPVDVALELPGRLPRAVEAAAYFVVCEALANVGRHSGADRAEVTGGHRDGRLLLCVRDDGRGGADVAAGSGLTGLADRVSVLDGRLSLSSPPGGPTLLSVEIPCEWTERFA
- a CDS encoding ABC transporter ATP-binding protein, translating into MTSDDAIRLSSVSRRYGAGDGTVTALDDVSLSLRRGSFTAVMGPSGSGKSTLLQCAAGLDRPTSGSVVLGGTELTGLSQRRLTLLRRERVGFVFQAFNLLPSLTAAQNVALPLRLAGRRPPRGRVREALRQVGLADRARHRPAELSGGQQQRVALARALITRPEVLFADEPTGALDSRAGREVLALLRAMADGEGRTVVMVTHDPVAASYADRVLFLVDGRVHDELTGSGPDGIATRMTRLEAAPC